From the Psilocybe cubensis strain MGC-MH-2018 chromosome 6, whole genome shotgun sequence genome, the window CGCCATCAACTGCTTCCACTGAGTACTATTCTCTCCAAACGTAAGCCTGAGGCAAAGGAACAAGCTCGCTACCACGATATCTGCCCAAGATGGGACATTACCAAGTAGATACAGACCCTTTCCTCCATTGCGCAAAAACCAGCCATCGACCTGTTGAAGCCCGAATAGAAGAGTGTTCCATTGCTCAAATGCATCGGATCCTGGTCCATCCAAAAGCCCGCGTCCTAGAGTGGCTAGCATGTAGTCTGCACTTCGGGggctgagtttggtgatgaAAACAGGAAACACGACAGGAATAAGTGTTTTCAGGTTGTAGAAAACCCCGTCGTTGAATGCTGACTGAACTCCCAAGGTTCCATCTGGAATGATGCGGGGTGAGTCGGGATATGTCTTATCGAGATATTCGGCGATGAGAATAGAATCTGTAATGTAAGCACCGGTTGAGGGGTCGTGTATCGCTGGGATAGTATAGAAGGGAGTGCCGTCAGCCTTGTTCTTTGAAGGGGGTATGCCCAATTTCTTGTAGAGGGGCTCGATGTCAGGAAATTCGACCCACTGAGTCGTGTAGGGAATTCGTTTGAAGTTAAGACTGAGTCTATCATGCGCAAAGTTAAATACAATATTCTGTACAAAATGAGTTTTTACTTGAACACACCTGGTCTTCCATGCGTTAAAATTCCATGCCCGTCCAGGAAAGGTAGATGGTACGTCGTAGAGAACAATAGTCATTTAAATTTTAGACGGTAATCGTATGAGTAACGTTTAAACTATGTGGTATTTAAAGAGTAACCTGCCTTTACGATATCTGAATTTTCTTTAACAAAATTGACATATCGAAGCTATGACACATTTCGTGAGTGATTATGAAGGATCATTATAAACCACTGACATGTCACTTGGTTGGTTGGTAATTATAATGGTTTTAGAAAGGGGTTTATTAAGGATGACCAAGTTTCTTTCATCCCGAGCTTGCTGATTACCAGCTACCAGCGGGATGTGGTGGTTGGAGATGTAGTACCCACTGTCGTCAGAACTTCAGCTTAATAAACAAGTCATCCTACAACGAGTCGATATTGGTATTCACGTATTCTAATAACCAGAAATGATCTTATTAATAGAAGCCAAGGTGTCCTACTGCGGGATCTTAGCAGATAAGTCTCTGGGTGATAAGCGCCCAACCATGGCAGAGTCGTCATCTTGGTGGATCAATTTGTTCATGGCCACATGTACCTTGACGGTATCCTATTCCTTTCATGATACGGAAGTGAAGGTCGTTAAAGATGACCATAACTATCAATGCCATGAGTGTAAATTACTGGTTGGGTAAGCAGGACAGACGATGATCTAAAATAGTACAGGTAGAGTCAGATTCAATGCGACACAGCAGGTGTAAGTCAATAGATTCGTGTTCAGAGAATACAATTTATATGTACAAGTTAGATGTTAATTTTTTGAGCTTTTAAATCTACACAGGCAAATCTCCCTGAGCGTCCTCGCCAGCCCAGAGGTCTTCTGCCTCCGTCACGGCGACCTCATCGAAAGTTGGGTTAGTGGCTGCTAGAATATCCTCGACATCATCCCAAATCAAGTCTCCAATTACATCTCCAAGCTCTACGCTGGCTCTGGCACCCACCGGAGATCCATCCTCTACTTCTTCGGCTACGATTATGGTCTTCCCCTCTAATTCGACGGAGAAGCTGACCTTGATAGTGGTGGCACCTTTTGCTCTGCTTTTTAGACCGCTTAGATTAATTTTGGCGATTGAGGTGTTGTCCTTGGCCACTGGGGAGGTACCGACGACGATATTGATCGTGGCAGAGGTCTGATTATCCTCGGAAGTGGTGAGAAGGACAGACTTTTCCTGAGGGAGGGTGGCATTTTGCGCTAAAGCGGTGACAACGTAGCCGTCTGCCTTCACAATGCCGACCCGGAGAGGTACAACGTTGAATACTAGCTTTTCTGCCATAGAATCGTGATAGCTGGAAAGGGCCTTCTTCGCAGTGTATTTGGCCAGATCGGACGCCGTGATGACCTCGACGCCTTCCAGCTTCGAGGTTATTTTATCAGCCAATGGAGAGATGAGAGGAGATACGCCGACGATCACAACGCGTTTTAGCTCGGAGCCGGCGTCGGTGGGAGTCGTTTTAAGGGTTTCCAGGGCTGGTTCCACAAGTTCTGCCAGCAGATCTGCGTTCTCCGGATTTTCGATGACAATCTCCTTGGCCAGATCTGAAGAACGGATTCCTTCCTCGACCTCGGTGCTAACCAACCTGGAGATCGCGACATCGGGGGTGATTTCAAGGACTAATTCGTTTCGTAAGGGGGTTGGATCGACCTTGAGCTCGTTTTGCACAATCTGTATATTTTCCGAGTACCCAATGTATCGAAAGATGCGGACTGTGTGGGCGGCTCTAAGGATAGCCTTGCGCTCGGCGTCTCGAATGTTTGAGGGTAAGGAAAGGGTGAATTGCTCGCACTTCTCTGGTAGAGCGTTGGCAATGCTCTGGAACGTTGATTTCAGGTCGGAGTCCACGGACGCCTCGAATGTATGTGCATAGTTGTTGTCATCGCTAGAAAGAAGTTGAACAGCGACCTTGCTTCCGGGAGCGAGGCTATTGAAGGAGATTCCTGCAACATATGGCATGTTTGAGCTAGTGTGGAGGATAGTCGTGTAGAGGGTGATAGATGTAGGAGCGCGAAAGGCACGAAAGATAAATGAAACCAACCTTTCGATGCGTCCTGTTATATGATTGACAATGCGACATCTGGTTACCAACACAGCATTTTAGATGGACATCTTTGAAAATCAACAAAGCACAGGTGGTGGCAGATGTTGGCAACGCGTCTCCTGTTTGATCGCATTCAATGCTCCCGATGCAGTTTTTCCAACTTATTCCATACTTGATCGATTTGAATTATTTCATGCTTCGTACTGGAAGAGACTGGAAACCTCTCCAACAGTGGGAAAATGGGAAAAGGATTCAACAAACAATTGGACTCACTAAACGAGAAGCAAACGTTGTCGCCAAGATATGCGTCGAAATCGATAGCGCAATATCATcgatcaatcaattgatcgGAGCGTGGATGATTGCGCGCATCAACGGAACGAAGATCCAAAACGGCGAGAACTTTTGAAACTTTAGAGAATTTTCCAGTAGGACGAAGAATGTATCAAAATGATATTTTAAGCCGGAAAGATACAATATGAAGGAGTTTGAAGCAATATAGATTCTGAAAGGGAAGTCTATGGAAGGCTTGGAAGCCAAACGGCAACTGTGCCGAATAAAGTTATAGCGGAGCGTGAAAGTAACTTGATGTCCAGGCTAGACGACTGCCACATTTTCAGTAATTAATAACTAACACGTCGGGATTTTCCGAATGTAAAACTAACTTGTACGGAAGACTCGTATCTTGCACAGATAGTCCAAGTAGAACTCCAAGTAGAAATTTCTcttacattttgaataaaagatgaactTTAAAGTTGTCTTATACATTAAGTACCAGATCAAGGTGTCAGAATGAACTCCAGTTTGAGTGTAAATCAAACTGTAAGAAATGCTCGTATGTtaactggaagaaaaaatacgAGAAGTTTTTCCAGTTAAACTGGAAGACACGCTGCAAAATTATTAGTCAGATGATGTAGCGTAATTACCTACCCGATTTAGCTGGAAATCAGTCttatattttgattttggcccTGATATTAACATATAAGATTAATTTCCAGCTAACCCGGGTAGATAATTACGTTACATTACCTGACTAATAACCTTGCAGCGTGTCTTCCAGTTTAACTGGAAAAACTTCTcgtattttttcttccagttaACATACGAGCATTTCTTACAGTTTGATTTACACTCAAACTGGAGTTCATTCTGACACCTTGATCTGGTACTTAATGTATAAGACAACTTTAAagttcatcttttattcaaaatgtaagAGAAATTTCTACTTGGAGTTCTACTTGGACTATCTGTGCAAGATACGAGTCTTCCGTACAAGTTAGTTTTACATTCGGAAAATCCCGACGTGTAAAGCAGGTAATCATGTAACATAAAGGACTTCATAAACTGTAGTTTTATCCAACCAAAGAGTGTAAATCAAAGCTTTTAATCCTGATACACCAAGTCGTCGGAGTTTAGATACAGATCTTTCCCGATAATGCCGACGGGCGCTAAGCGAGCCATTGGGTAGTAAAGTATACCAAGTTTTCCACAGAGATGGCAGGTATGCTGAGTACCCACTAAAACAGTATTTATTCACAATCATTCAGGAAATAGAGCTGAATGATTGTCATTAATGTCAGCAAAAAAACCGCCATTCAGGCTATGTTCGTACGACTGATGACTCACTAAGTCGATTTTCGACCTGAAAAATACCAAAACAGGTAATATATGACAGTATTTCAGGCTGTATTTGAAGACACGGTCACCTTTGGGTAAAGGAAGAAGGGAAGGAGGGTGCTATTTTGAAATAATTTGAGTTGTTCATCGTGAAAAATGGGTTTTGCGTAGGCTGATTTACCCATGTGGGATGTCGTGCCCACATAGATCTCATCAACAGTAAATTGTCAAATACAACCATCAATGAATCCGATTCTTAATGCATGACAAAGTTTCATGAGAATCCAAATGATTTATGTACGAATCTCGAGGGTATATATGTAGCATGAATTCTGGCTGATGTTCAACACGAAAGCTGAGAAACAACAACTTCTATTGACATGACTATCATCCTTTACGATATCCCTTCTACATTGCCAGGGAAAATTTGGAATCCAACTGTTTTGAAGACAAGGCAAGTCTTTCAAATGTCAGAGTTTTGTTCAGCACTGTCTATTTACTATCAAATTGAGCAGGTTCTGCCTCAATTTCAAAGGCATACCATTTACCACACAATGGGTCGAATACGTCGAGCTCGAACCACTCTTTAAAAAATTGGGGATTGAACCCACGGGAAAATGGCCAGACGGCAGACCGTTCTACTCAGTTCCCTCCATCTACGACCCGTCGACTGGGGTTTACGTTTCTGACTCTATCAAAATCGCGGAGTATCTCGAGAAGACATACCCCAACACACCCACTTTGTTCCCAGGCAATACCGCGGGAGTGCAGTCTGCGTTCAGCGAAGGGTTTCTTTCTGTCCTTGCACCAATTTCTGGCCTTGCACTCCCCAGTGTGCTTCCCAATCTAAACCCCATCAGCATTGAATATCTGAGGGGACGCGTAGAGGCGGTACGAAGCAAGGACCTTGAACAGGATTGGATCAAGCTCCAGGAGGCGATGGATCAAATCAATATTTGGTTTGGAAGGAATGGCGGGAAAGGACAGTTCCTGCTTGGAGAGGTTATTTCATGGGCTGACATTGTGGTCGCCAGTATCTTGTTCTTCTTGAGGCGAGCATGGGGAGAAGACAGTGAGGAGTGGAAGAAGATCTGTTCTTGGAatggaggaagatggaagaaTTTTAGCGATGCTTTCAAGAAGTATGAGACCGTCATATAGAGCTTGAATAGGAGATTACCCAGGCGGTGATAACGGAGCCAAACACCACCGCCTTAAACAGCCGCTGCCTCTATATATGCTGTATCTTGCAATATTTGTAATTGTTCAAACTTCATTGTACGTTCGCGACTCGCGAGGTTTAATGTAATCTTCGGGAGTTTCCGGGATTTCAGTGACTCGACTGTCAATTGTAATTGAATTCGGTCATTTCCAAACCCCATTAGAACGGCTAATCGTGCAAAATTGTGTAATGCTTACTTGAATCACACAATCATGTTTAGAAGCGTTACTGGGACAGTCGTTGGCCAGTTGTATAAAATTGAATTCTTTAACCAGGGGTTTACCACAAACACATCGACAAAATCACTTGTACAATGACCATCATCCTATACGACATCCCCTCAACGCTCCCGGATAAGGCATGGAGTCCTATGGTATGGAAGATAAGGTGGGTCCTGTCTCTACTATCCTCAAACGTCAGTCAAAGTGCGACTCTACCCTCTTCATCTAACAGATTCAGCCTAAACCTGAAAGAACTTCCGTACAAAACAGAATGGGTAGAGTACCCCGACATAGAGACGCACTGTCGTAGCCTGGGCATCCCACCTACCTCCCAGAAGCCCGACGGCAGCCCATTCTACACACTTCCCGCAATCCACGACCCCTCAACGGGCGTCTATATTTCAGACTCCGTCAAAATTGCCGCGTACCTCGAAGAGCGCTACCCAAGCGGCCGCCGCATCTTCCCTACCGGCCACGCTGGGATACAGATCATATTCGAGGAGGTGTTATTTGAAAATGTGTCACCGCTGCTGGCGCTTGCGTTCCCAGACTTTGTGCGCAAGATGAATGCGAGGAGTGGTTGGTTTATGATCGAGAAGGTAGAGGCGGTGGGGAGCAAGAATCGGCGGGAGGATTGGGTGAAAGCACAGGAGGGTATGGGTAAAGTTGCTGGGTGGTATGAAAAGAATAAGGAGAAAGGCCCGTTTTATTTTGGGGATAGGATTTCGTGGGTGGATATTGGAGTCGCGTCGTTTTTAGTGTTTTTCAGACGATCGTGGGGAGAAGATAGCGAGGAGTGGGGGAGAATATGTTCTTGGGATGGAGGTCGCTGGAGGAATCATTCAAGAATCTTTATGGAGTTCGAAATAGTTcattgaaatgaaatgcaagATATTTAATGGTGGGATAGGGGCCGGAAAGCACCTCTATGGACATAATTTTGGGTCTCAAATGCGCGAAGCCGGACAATATTATTTCCTAATTAAGAATATTTCTTCCCTTGCGGAAGTTACTTCCAATCTCTACATTGAGGAAAGGTTAAGGCCTTAATGAGACGCATCTCTTACAAACTAATCATCATACGTATTTTATTCCAAAAACGCTGGGCGGACTCAATCCCTCAATCCTCGAGGAATGAACAAAGAAATCACGCAATTGGGGCACCAAACCCGTGAATTTTGGACATGTCTATAGGAGACCTTCACAGACTCTGGCAGAACGAGGCAGCTCAGAAAGGCGGGACCGAACAGACTTAAAACTTGTGCCAAAACGCGGCAGCCACAAGCCGAGAATACAATATCTTAACGTACAAAAGGATAAGGTCCGCACAAAAGAACCTCTTAAGCTCTTGCTTCTAAGTCTCCCCTATCTCTTCGATTCTAGCATCCACGAGACACTATCAACCGAGACTTCGACTTGAACTTGTGTCAATACAAGAAATATTCCTCACAATACACTCTTGTCCAAAATAATCACTTCATGTACCAAATCAACAGCCTACACAGAGCATGCCAGCATCGTATCTATAATTGATACATGATAACCTGCCCCATGCCTCACAACGCTTCCTACTTTAATTGACATTCATACTCGTATATACGGACACAAACTCCGGTAGACTGTATCCTCGCCCCAACCTACCCGTGCATGCCTCATGGCGTGTGCATGTACATGTGCATGTGCGGCAATCCCGGTGGCGATGTCCTTTGCATCCACTGCACGCGTGCATGTCGATGATCGAGTGCAATACCCACCAACCCCACCCCTCGGTATCCCAACCACTCGGTAATACGGTATCTTACTTCCCAGTGCAATGACACTGCGCAGTCACGGTCTCTCGATCTCGCAGGTCGGACCGGAGCAGTCTGATTGCAATGGTACCGTGCTGCGTAGCGAGGCCTGGTACGTTGTGCTGGGTTGGCGTGTAGGATCATATCcgggaggggaggggatcAGAAGGGTATACATCTAAATAACCCTCACTTTCGCTTCCGAGAGGGCGTTCACTTAACCGAGTTGAGTGCAGCCGTACGGGAAAGCAACCCTTTTTAGTAGCTAAGAAGGAAAATGGATTTTGGATGGGACCAACACGCCTGATGGATTTGATTGTTAAAGTGGGTATTTGCTGCTATTCATAAAGTTTCATTCAGATATAAGTAAACTGAATATAAGTAGGGAAGATTTATACTTAGCCTTTTAGCGCTCGTGGCACCACACCTTAACCTTGTCATATCGACTCATCAACCCACCCCGCCGCGGTTTTCAATCCAGACCTTCATATTCGTCACCCTGTGGGTAGGATTCGTGAGGTCCACGTAACAGCTACACGGATTGTTACAGTAATAAAGCGCGTGTAGTGTACTATAGGCGTGAAAGATGTTATCGCTTGACTCATAAGATAACAGTAAGATAAAGATAATATGCACGGAAAGTTTGTAATTTGACCTATCCAAAATCCATTTCCCCGCGTTTTGAAAATGACGATACTTGCAAGGAAGGGCGATCGGTACCCACGAAAGGCCTCCAGTTCAAGTAATGAACATTGAAGAGTCTCACCTCGCCTTGCTTTGGAATCTGGATCCTGCGCAGAACCCTCACCTCCCCCCTCAGCCCTAGGGACAGCCCCACGATCGACGTACGCAATTACATTATTATTCTTACTCTTACTATTAATTTGGTACTCAGCGGTTCTTTCATTCGACACTGCACCCTGACGCAAAGTTTGTTTAGTTTCTAACTTGTGATCTCTGGTTTACATTTGTGGATTATGGATTGTAGATTGTGGTAAGCTGAACAAAAGAGTGTATGGTATGTATACCTATCTGTCCGAATTTCACGGGTTTCTTATATCCGTATACTATACGGAATTTAGGATGTCCTGTTCTAGATTAGAGAAGGTGTAAGTATATGAGTTTGGAGTAAGTATATGTGTATTGTGCTTTTTGTGTTGGGTGCAAATGATTCTTGAATTCCTGAAACAAAGTACAGTAACGTTTATTCGAGATAGTATATTGTTTCTCCCCTCAAGGCAACGGGCACCCTGATGCTCTCGCTCCCATTCCCACTCCTCCATACACGAATAACACTCACACTCATAATCGCACTGATACCCCTTCCGATTTAAACTGACCCGGCACCTATATGTTTCAAAATCAACTGCGACTCTGTCATCACGGTGGAGTGCCTAGAAAAAGATAAAGTCAATAGACAagcttcatcatcctcctctaGCTAAAGCTGGAGTCAACACTCGACACTCAAGGCTCCAGATTTGAaacttgaaatttgaaactTGAGAGGCACATGAACTGCCAACATGTTGAACCCTGGACAGacgatgataatgataataGTTGTATCGGTATGATTATCCATTTTATTGAGAGATATTTTAGTTTAGATTGGTCAGGGTTTAGGTTGGGGTTGTGCATGTTTTTTGAAACTCGACAGTCGACATTATGCAGGGTAATCAAATCACACAGATACTTTATatatatggatatggatggaTGCGTAACGTACGCAAATTCAAATTGTATACGTTAGACTTGGGACCTCCTCGGTTTCACGTTCACGTTAGCTTTTGCTTTCGTTTTGACCCGACTCTCCTTCACTTCGTCTATCCAGTGTGACTATACATAGGTGAGACTGTATGTATTTGTCGAGTTAACGCGCATCCATAAAATCCGAACAAGGACCCTGTGTTACAAAATACGCTATTCAGCACGCCCACCAGATCCTCGGAGGATGATAGAGAACGAAAACCCACAGGCGTCGTGAATTCCCTAGGGACTCAGACTGGGGTCGTTCCTTGGTGCCTTGGGACATTGGCCCCTGGTCTTGTGCAGAAAAGGCTAGTCTTCGGCGTCTTGAGCGTGAAGGAGAGGGTCTTGGGTGTCTGGGTATGGAAATATTACGACGCGTCCAAGAGTCCAAGTGTATAAATGCGTCCCCGTCGGTGGGCTCGGCGTGGTAGGCGCGGTGCCGCGGGAATGCGGAGTGAACAGGCGGTTTCTTGGCTGGGTCTTGGGGGTTGAAACTTCAAACAAAATGGATATGAAAGTGAATGAATGAGGTGAAGGCGAGCGGGAGAACGTTtagcagagaaagagaaggggaGCGTGCAGTGGGTCTGTTCGAAGGTGAGAGCGAGTTCAAGTAGAGTTTTATTGCTTTACATACCTTCATagtcaccttcaccttcaccatcATCTTCACCTTCAGTATAAGCTTGATTTTCATAATGTATGGCACACTTACTTgctttttcacaaaggtcaAGATTGGTCATAGCAGTATTCATAGGGACTTTGATTCAAAAATAGAACGCGCTGGTCCCTTCAATTTGCCGTGTCATGACTCAGACATGATGGTAAAATGCTCAGTTCCATAGCCGAGGATACGGAAACGTTGACCAGGGCTTCCGTCCAAGCTTCGAATTTCGCGACAGagggagagaaagaggggGAAATGGAGAGTGACCAGCTAGTCTAGTGACTAGTCAAGTTTGCGCCGCCGTATCATGTAACTCGCATCATTATAATATGACCGTGGGCGTGGGTGTGTATGCCGTCCTCGATCCCTCACTTTGGAATTGGGACTTCCTTGTGCGGGCGCCGCCTGGCGAGCTTCTTAATGGTGAACCGGGCATGCGCCTGGCGTGCACCCAGTTTTCTCGAGGTTCCACCTCGAGCGGAGCGGAACTTTGAGCGTGTGATTATGTGGTCTGTCTGGGTACGAGTGTAAAGGATGAGATGAAGTAATGCGAAGAGTAGTAGGTTTCAAAAGGCTTGAAAAGTGAGGtgaaattttgaaaggcATGCCTTGATCTCCCTCCTGCCCTCCCTCGTCGCCATACAGCTTCTTCCCCGCGAAACGTAGTTTAACGTTAGCTTTGCGAGTTTTGAGCAGGGTGT encodes:
- a CDS encoding Glutathione S-transferase-like protein ustS — translated: MTIILYDIPSTLPDKAWSPMVWKISLNLKELPYKTEWVEYPDIETHCRSLGIPPTSQKPDGSPFYTLPAIHDPSTGVYISDSVKIAAYLEERYPSGRRIFPTGHAGIQIIFEEVLFENVSPLLALAFPDFVRKMNARSGWFMIEKVEAVGSKNRREDWVKAQEGMGKVAGWYEKNKEKGPFYFGDRISWCFSDDRGEKIARSGGEYVLGMEVAGGIIQESLWSSK
- a CDS encoding Chaperone protein DnaK, producing the protein MPYVAGISFNSLAPGSKVAVQLLSSDDNNYAHTFEASVDSDLKSTFQSIANALPEKCEQFTLSLPSNIRDAERKAILRAAHTVRIFRYIGYSENIQIVQNELKVDPTPLRNELVLEITPDVAISRLVSTEVEEGIRSSDLAKEIVIENPENADLLAELVEPALETLKTTPTDAGSELKRVVIVGVSPLISPLADKITSKLEGVEVITASDLAKYTAKKALSSYHDSMAEKLVFNVVPLRVGIVKADGYVVTALAQNATLPQEKSVLLTTSEDNQTSATINIVVGTSPVAKDNTSIAKINLSGLKSRAKGATTIKVSFSVELEGKTIIVAEEVEDGSPVGARASVELGDVIGDLIWDDVEDILAATNPTFDEVAVTEAEDLWAGEDAQGDLPV
- a CDS encoding Glutathione S-transferase-like protein ustS; amino-acid sequence: MTIILYDIPSTLPGKIWNPTVLKTRFCLNFKGIPFTTQWVEYVELEPLFKKLGIEPTGKWPDGRPFYSVPSIYDPSTGVYVSDSIKIAEYLEKTYPNTPTLFPGNTAGVQSAFSEGFLSVLAPISGLALPSVLPNLNPISIEYLRGRVEAVRSKDLEQDWIKLQEAMDQINIWFGRNGGKGQFLLGEVISWADIVVASILFFLRRAWGEDSEEWKKICSWNGGRWKNFSDAFKKYETVI
- a CDS encoding Glutathione S-transferase-like protein ustS produces the protein MTIVLYDVPSTFPGRAWNFNAWKTRLSLNFKRIPYTTQWVEFPDIEPLYKKLGIPPSKNKADGTPFYTIPAIHDPSTGAYITDSILIAEYLDKTYPDSPRIIPDGTLGVQSAFNDGVFYNLKTLIPVVFPVFITKLSPRSADYMLATLGRGLLDGPGSDAFEQWNTLLFGLQQVDGWFLRNGGKGLYLLGNVPSWADIVVASLFLCLRLTFGENSTQWKQLMAINDGRWKGRIDVYRAWENSP